In a single window of the Aminomonas paucivorans DSM 12260 genome:
- the cbiE gene encoding precorrin-6y C5,15-methyltransferase (decarboxylating) subunit CbiE — MTDHPENAVLVLGMGPGDPRWLPPAAADLALSLRTLFGDPRHLELLPLAPGQDRRPLPPRLADLPGLVEDAPGPVGVLVSGDPGFYSLARRLREAFGPRVRSLPGISCLQLLAARLGLPWERTATRSLHGRALPDPQDLRAAATAPGGAALLLGAAPEVPEQLAWLAEEAGLQGLPAALGWDLGTPREQVFRGTLGELRRNPFRGRLGLLWLAPPEPPRPEAGGAAPSGPLPGRTPCPRRGLLPDGDFLRHPGVPLTKAPLRGLVLALLAPLEGSRILEIGTGTGGVTAELARAGSRVVSLERNPEARDLAARHLERLGLGDQVRLVAGSAPEALVDLEEPPFQGAFVGGHGPDLEGVLDGTLARLTPKGRIVVASLGLATAPRTLEHLERRGLETGFWRIAAAEGRRLGPHWTPSALNPVDLIWGDLP, encoded by the coding sequence GTGACCGACCACCCGGAAAACGCCGTCCTGGTCCTGGGCATGGGGCCGGGGGATCCCCGCTGGCTTCCCCCTGCGGCGGCGGACCTGGCCCTCTCCCTGCGCACCCTCTTCGGAGACCCCCGACACCTGGAGCTGCTTCCCCTCGCCCCGGGGCAGGACCGCCGCCCCCTCCCCCCCCGGCTTGCGGACCTGCCGGGACTGGTGGAGGACGCCCCGGGGCCCGTGGGGGTGCTGGTGAGCGGCGATCCGGGGTTCTACAGCCTGGCGCGTCGCCTCCGGGAGGCCTTCGGCCCCCGGGTTCGCTCCCTGCCGGGGATCTCCTGCCTCCAGCTCCTGGCGGCCCGGCTGGGCCTCCCCTGGGAACGCACCGCCACCCGGTCCCTCCACGGCCGGGCCCTGCCGGACCCCCAGGACCTCCGGGCCGCGGCGACGGCCCCCGGAGGGGCGGCGCTGCTGCTGGGGGCCGCCCCGGAGGTGCCGGAGCAGCTGGCGTGGCTTGCGGAGGAAGCGGGGCTTCAAGGCCTCCCCGCCGCCCTGGGCTGGGACCTGGGGACCCCCCGGGAGCAGGTCTTTCGGGGGACCCTGGGGGAGCTGCGCCGCAACCCCTTCCGGGGTCGCCTGGGGCTGCTCTGGCTGGCCCCCCCGGAGCCCCCCCGACCCGAGGCGGGTGGGGCCGCCCCCTCCGGTCCCCTTCCCGGCAGGACGCCCTGCCCCCGCCGGGGCCTCCTGCCCGACGGGGACTTCCTGCGCCACCCCGGAGTGCCCCTCACCAAGGCCCCCCTCCGGGGGCTGGTCCTGGCCCTTCTGGCCCCCCTGGAGGGATCCCGGATCCTGGAGATCGGCACGGGCACCGGGGGGGTCACGGCGGAGCTGGCCCGCGCCGGGAGCCGGGTGGTCTCCCTGGAGCGAAACCCGGAAGCCCGGGACCTGGCGGCCCGCCACCTGGAGCGACTGGGGCTGGGGGATCAGGTCCGCCTGGTGGCGGGAAGCGCCCCGGAGGCCCTGGTCGACCTGGAGGAGCCTCCCTTTCAGGGGGCCTTCGTGGGGGGACACGGCCCGGACCTGGAGGGGGTGCTGGACGGGACCCTGGCCCGCCTGACCCCGAAGGGAAGGATCGTGGTGGCCTCCCTGGGGCTTGCCACGGCGCCGCGAACGCTGGAACATCTGGAACGCCGGGGCCTGGAGACAGGCTTCTGGCGCATCGCCGCCGCGGAAGGCCGCAGGCTGGGTCCCCACTGGACCCCCTCCGCCCTGAACCCGGTGGACCTGATCTGGGGGGATCTGCCTTGA
- a CDS encoding ABC transporter substrate-binding protein — translation MTLIHNLPTAPTELSTKLSTPVDDSPDPGDFLLRGLPVLVLLSLLLVLLPGTGAAALRVRDDAGRTVTLPRPASRIVSLYVAHTENLVALGAKGQLAGVSAADDSAWAGPARRLPLKPDVEALLALRPDLVVLRPLQLQMQPQLLGQLERFHIPVAVLEPPAWGNLASYLNRLGALTGRTAEARRVGERTVALTDRARRRHQSEPRPGVFLVTTARTLTTCSPGCWADRLLEAAGAENLASDARPLSPGSAVASFGDERLLGLGNRLRLVLVQQGAMNALPASELARDPRLSALEAVRAGRVRDVPEAFVSRPSVLRLPKALALLESLVDGAREGGKAKP, via the coding sequence ATGACCCTTATCCACAACCTCCCCACAGCACCGACGGAGTTGTCCACCAAGTTGTCCACTCCTGTGGATGATTCCCCCGACCCAGGAGACTTCCTCCTCCGGGGACTTCCTGTACTGGTCCTCCTATCCCTGCTGCTGGTCCTGCTGCCCGGGACCGGGGCGGCGGCCCTCCGGGTCCGGGACGACGCGGGGCGCACCGTGACCCTCCCCCGCCCCGCCTCCCGCATCGTCTCCCTCTACGTCGCCCACACGGAGAACCTGGTGGCCCTCGGGGCCAAGGGGCAACTGGCGGGGGTCAGCGCCGCCGACGACTCCGCCTGGGCGGGACCGGCAAGACGCCTGCCCCTGAAGCCCGACGTGGAGGCCCTCCTGGCCCTGCGCCCCGACCTGGTGGTGCTGCGCCCCCTGCAGCTCCAGATGCAGCCCCAGCTTTTGGGACAGCTGGAGCGATTCCACATCCCCGTGGCGGTGCTGGAGCCCCCGGCATGGGGGAACCTCGCCTCCTACCTGAACCGCCTGGGGGCCCTGACGGGACGGACCGCCGAGGCCCGGCGCGTGGGGGAACGCACCGTGGCCCTCACGGACCGGGCACGCCGCAGACACCAAAGCGAGCCCCGACCGGGGGTCTTCCTGGTGACCACCGCTCGAACCCTCACCACCTGCTCCCCCGGCTGCTGGGCGGACCGGCTCCTTGAGGCGGCGGGGGCGGAGAACCTGGCCTCTGACGCCCGGCCCCTCTCCCCGGGCAGCGCCGTGGCCTCCTTCGGGGACGAACGCCTCCTGGGGCTGGGAAACCGCCTGCGCCTGGTGCTGGTGCAGCAGGGGGCCATGAACGCCCTCCCCGCCTCGGAGCTGGCCCGGGACCCCCGGCTGTCCGCCCTGGAGGCGGTGCGGGCCGGTCGGGTCCGAGACGTGCCGGAGGCCTTCGTCTCCCGTCCCTCGGTGCTGCGCCTCCCCAAGGCCCTGGCCCTGCTGGAGTCCCTGGTGGACGGGGCCCGGGAGGGCGGGAAGGCCAAGCCGTGA
- the cbiD gene encoding cobalt-precorrin-5B (C(1))-methyltransferase CbiD, producing MTTPSLRWGFTTGTAAVAAALGAVRWLLARPTLRVSVRLPGGGVLSIPLGGCRAVPGGAEAWVVKDGGDDPDVTHGLAVVARVALVPGGEILLEAGEGIGVVTRPGLPVPVGERAINPTPRRMLEEHLRGELPPGLGVRVVLSIPGGEEVAARTFNPRLGVEGGLSVLGTQGVVRPMSEPALTATLRAELSVLAAEGRRAVCLVPGNYGREMARSLGVPEGPLVGMSNFAGEALAAAADLGFRELLLVGQVGKFAKLAAGSRDTHSARSDGRLEALGAYAALHGASPEEVRRVLEANTADEAACALLETEPGRKALEETAHRAAASAARICGTAERVACVVFALPRRELARWGDVEALTASLRRGPEEEERP from the coding sequence GTGACGACCCCCTCCCTCCGCTGGGGCTTCACCACCGGAACCGCCGCGGTCGCCGCCGCCCTGGGGGCGGTGCGGTGGCTTTTGGCCCGGCCGACCCTCCGGGTCTCCGTCCGCCTGCCCGGGGGCGGGGTCCTCTCCATCCCCCTGGGGGGCTGCCGGGCGGTGCCCGGGGGGGCGGAGGCCTGGGTGGTGAAGGACGGGGGGGACGACCCGGACGTGACCCACGGCCTGGCGGTGGTGGCCCGAGTCGCCCTCGTCCCGGGAGGGGAGATCCTCCTGGAGGCGGGGGAGGGCATCGGGGTGGTCACCCGCCCCGGGCTGCCCGTGCCCGTGGGGGAACGGGCCATCAACCCCACCCCCCGAAGGATGCTGGAGGAGCACCTTCGCGGGGAACTGCCCCCGGGATTGGGGGTCCGGGTGGTCCTCTCCATCCCCGGAGGAGAGGAGGTGGCGGCCCGCACCTTCAACCCCCGCCTGGGGGTGGAGGGGGGACTTTCGGTGCTGGGAACCCAGGGAGTGGTGCGCCCCATGAGCGAGCCCGCCCTCACCGCCACCCTCCGGGCGGAGCTGTCGGTGCTGGCGGCGGAGGGGCGCCGGGCGGTCTGTCTGGTGCCGGGAAACTACGGTCGGGAGATGGCCCGATCCCTGGGGGTTCCGGAGGGTCCCCTGGTGGGGATGAGCAACTTCGCCGGAGAGGCCCTGGCAGCGGCGGCGGACCTGGGGTTTCGGGAGCTGCTTCTGGTGGGACAGGTGGGGAAGTTCGCCAAGCTCGCCGCAGGGTCCCGGGACACCCACAGCGCCCGAAGCGACGGGCGCCTGGAGGCTCTGGGGGCCTACGCGGCCCTGCACGGGGCCTCCCCTGAGGAGGTGCGTCGGGTCCTGGAGGCCAACACCGCCGACGAGGCGGCCTGCGCCCTCCTGGAGACCGAACCGGGACGCAAGGCCCTGGAGGAGACCGCCCACCGGGCCGCCGCCTCCGCCGCCCGGATCTGCGGGACCGCGGAACGCGTGGCCTGCGTGGTCTTCGCCCTCCCCCGCCGGGAACTGGCCCGGTGGGGGGACGTGGAGGCCCTGACGGCGTCCCTGCGCCGGGGGCCGGAGGAGGAGGAACGACCGTGA